The following coding sequences are from one Ramlibacter henchirensis window:
- a CDS encoding carboxylesterase/lipase family protein has protein sequence MREDSTVQLPCGLLRGARVPVPGGAQVLRFTAIPYAAAPAGPLRWRPPQPAPAWIGVRDATQFGPDLPQVPGPLIRGNGQSEDALHLNVWTPDLQPRQPLPVIVWLHGGGFVSGSGTDPRADGARLCAEGAVVVNVSYRTGLFGFLAHPALSGESPQRTSGNYGLLDQLAALRWVRDNIAAFGGDAARVTLAGVSAGSASISLFLTSPQARGLFDRAILHSPGAGRPLATLEDAERAGRELGDDIEALRALDAAALLEKTGMLTPKVRGLTTPRVLRPIVDGWLLPLQDREAFRIGAFTRLPIIVGSNLDEGSMLTRDWPVRDLASYGDLVRRNFGEAASQVMALYPARTDADVRGRVAELFADTQFNYGTRLIAQSMAGRGQPTFRYLFLRRRPGRADGPQHGEEVAHVFGNFGTNPVDALDEQLSSVLRRTWVRFAATGDPNGGGAPRWEPYDPAADNHLAFGDTIAPGRAWRAAQLDFLEHYCG, from the coding sequence ATGCGAGAAGACTCCACCGTCCAGCTTCCCTGCGGCCTCCTGCGCGGCGCGCGCGTCCCGGTTCCCGGCGGCGCACAGGTGCTGCGCTTCACTGCGATTCCCTACGCGGCCGCGCCCGCCGGTCCGCTGCGCTGGCGGCCGCCCCAGCCGGCGCCCGCGTGGATCGGGGTGCGGGACGCGACGCAGTTCGGCCCCGACCTGCCGCAGGTTCCGGGGCCGTTGATCCGCGGCAACGGGCAGAGCGAGGACGCGCTGCACCTGAACGTGTGGACGCCGGACCTGCAGCCTCGGCAGCCGCTGCCGGTCATCGTGTGGCTTCATGGCGGCGGCTTCGTTTCCGGCAGCGGCACCGACCCGCGCGCGGACGGCGCTCGCCTCTGCGCCGAAGGCGCGGTGGTGGTGAACGTGAGCTATCGCACCGGCCTGTTCGGCTTCCTCGCGCACCCCGCGCTGTCGGGCGAATCGCCGCAGCGCACCTCGGGCAACTACGGCCTGCTGGACCAGCTCGCGGCGCTGCGCTGGGTGCGGGACAACATCGCGGCCTTCGGCGGCGACGCGGCGCGGGTGACGCTGGCCGGCGTGTCGGCCGGCTCCGCATCGATCTCGCTGTTCCTCACCAGCCCGCAGGCGCGCGGACTGTTCGATCGGGCCATCCTGCACAGCCCCGGCGCCGGCCGGCCCCTGGCGACGCTGGAAGATGCCGAGCGTGCCGGCCGCGAGCTGGGCGACGACATCGAGGCGCTGCGTGCGCTGGATGCGGCGGCGCTGCTGGAGAAGACGGGCATGCTGACGCCGAAGGTGCGCGGCCTGACCACGCCGCGCGTGCTGCGCCCGATCGTCGACGGCTGGCTGCTGCCGCTGCAGGATCGCGAGGCGTTCAGGATCGGCGCCTTCACGAGGCTGCCGATCATCGTCGGGAGCAACCTGGACGAGGGCTCGATGCTGACGCGGGACTGGCCCGTTCGAGACCTGGCTTCGTACGGCGATCTCGTGCGAAGGAACTTCGGTGAAGCGGCCTCGCAGGTGATGGCGCTCTACCCGGCCCGCACCGATGCCGACGTTCGCGGCCGGGTGGCCGAGCTCTTCGCGGACACGCAGTTCAACTACGGCACGCGGCTGATCGCGCAATCGATGGCGGGGCGTGGCCAACCCACGTTCCGCTACCTGTTCCTGCGGCGCCGGCCGGGCAGGGCCGACGGGCCGCAGCACGGCGAGGAGGTGGCTCACGTGTTCGGCAACTTCGGGACCAATCCCGTCGATGCGCTGGACGAGCAGCTCTCCTCGGTGCTGCGCCGCACCTGGGTTCGCTTCGCCGCGACCGGCGACCCGAACGGCGGCGGCGCGCCGCGATGGGAGCCGTACGACCCGGCCGCCGACAACCACCTGGCGTTTGGCGACACCATCGCGCCGGGCCGCGCCTGGCGCGCGGCGCAGCTGGATTTCCTCGAGCATTACTGCGGGTGA
- a CDS encoding helix-turn-helix transcriptional regulator: MIETREAAIDSAIECLYRAVSNDEEWGEALLAVGRAFDSPRASIMRTSAAMDAVLDIREVNHDPGVKRLYEQYYWAYDPAQLLTRTARLGEWLNAPQLFDPVTTPQPEYMDFAVRGGIRFVAGGKVHEGADTATFLGLQRPRDHVPFDESDAIVFRRLHKHVGRAVALSADLRRAELSRGLAGAALDALQFPVFAIDAAGKLLMANTAGDRSLREGSPLAMRQGRLHSPEGDIAGRLAGALRAAASRRGSAFSANVRGTIWLLRVVPLQEHSAAALVYANTPDAGPVPSRMLTSLLRFTQAEADVACMLADGLSPKEIAYERDVSLHTIRTQVRGIFGKAGVRRQADLTKLLFSVPRIHNDMAWAAD; this comes from the coding sequence ATGATCGAAACGAGGGAGGCGGCCATCGATTCCGCCATCGAATGTCTATACCGGGCTGTATCCAACGACGAGGAGTGGGGCGAAGCGCTTCTCGCCGTCGGCAGGGCATTCGATTCACCGCGGGCGTCCATCATGCGCACCTCCGCCGCCATGGATGCCGTGCTGGACATCCGGGAGGTGAACCACGACCCCGGCGTCAAGCGCCTGTACGAGCAGTACTACTGGGCCTACGACCCCGCCCAGCTGCTGACCAGGACCGCGCGGCTGGGCGAGTGGTTGAATGCCCCGCAGCTTTTCGATCCGGTCACGACCCCGCAGCCCGAGTACATGGACTTCGCCGTTCGCGGCGGCATCCGCTTCGTGGCGGGCGGCAAGGTGCACGAAGGCGCCGACACGGCCACGTTCCTGGGACTGCAGCGCCCGAGGGACCACGTGCCCTTCGACGAATCGGACGCCATCGTTTTCCGGAGATTGCACAAGCACGTGGGAAGGGCCGTCGCCCTCTCGGCGGACCTGCGCCGCGCCGAGTTGTCGCGCGGACTGGCCGGCGCGGCCCTGGACGCCCTGCAGTTCCCGGTGTTCGCCATCGACGCCGCCGGCAAGCTCCTGATGGCCAATACCGCGGGGGACCGTTCGCTGCGCGAGGGTTCGCCGCTGGCGATGCGCCAGGGCCGCCTGCACTCGCCCGAGGGCGACATCGCCGGGCGCCTGGCCGGCGCATTGCGGGCCGCCGCTTCGCGCCGCGGCAGCGCTTTCTCGGCGAATGTGCGCGGGACCATCTGGCTGCTGCGGGTCGTGCCGCTGCAGGAGCATTCCGCGGCGGCGCTGGTCTACGCGAACACCCCGGATGCGGGGCCCGTGCCTTCACGGATGCTCACGAGTCTCCTCAGATTCACGCAGGCGGAAGCGGATGTCGCCTGCATGCTCGCCGATGGACTGAGCCCGAAGGAGATCGCCTACGAGCGTGATGTCTCGCTCCACACCATCCGCACGCAGGTCAGGGGCATCTTCGGGAAAGCCGGTGTCCGGCGGCAGGCGGATCTCACCAAGCTGCTGTTCTCGGTTCCTCGCATCCACAACGACATGGCATGGGCGGCTGATTGA
- a CDS encoding ABC-type transport auxiliary lipoprotein family protein, with amino-acid sequence MSLPARRGFAVRWAIASGVLALAGCLQPPNAPPQVHLAVLDAEPAQLPRGAATPDALLVHRPRARPLLDTTQMLYRPRPHEVGHFALNRWAEPPADMLHPLLVRTLERTGRFAAVLVPPPGGRPRFSLRTEIVELVQDFTVTPPVLRFALGVRLMDESSSKVLAAREIRRTQAMEQGTPAAGVAAANQAVSAALAEVAGLVLEAAAAP; translated from the coding sequence GTGAGCCTGCCTGCGCGTCGCGGCTTCGCGGTCCGGTGGGCGATCGCATCCGGCGTGCTGGCCCTGGCGGGCTGCCTGCAGCCGCCGAACGCGCCGCCGCAGGTCCACCTGGCGGTACTCGACGCCGAGCCCGCGCAGCTGCCCAGGGGGGCTGCCACGCCGGATGCGCTGCTGGTGCACCGCCCGCGCGCGCGGCCGCTGCTCGACACGACGCAGATGCTCTACCGACCGCGTCCGCATGAGGTCGGCCATTTCGCGCTGAACCGCTGGGCCGAGCCGCCTGCGGACATGCTTCACCCGCTGCTGGTGCGCACGCTCGAGCGCACCGGCCGATTCGCCGCGGTTCTCGTCCCGCCGCCGGGCGGCAGGCCACGCTTCTCGCTGCGGACCGAGATCGTGGAGCTGGTCCAGGACTTCACCGTCACCCCGCCGGTGCTGCGCTTCGCGCTTGGCGTTCGGCTGATGGACGAGAGCAGCTCGAAGGTGCTGGCCGCGCGCGAGATCCGCCGGACCCAGGCGATGGAGCAGGGCACGCCCGCCGCGGGCGTGGCCGCCGCCAATCAGGCGGTCTCGGCCGCGCTGGCGGAAGTGGCGGGGCTGGTGCTGGAGGCCGCCGCCGCTCCGTAA
- a CDS encoding response regulator transcription factor — protein MRILLIEDDLVLRDVMLRSLHDAGHRVDVAASVAEADHLWQMQAFDAVLLDLTLPNGPQPLGGIGSGLTVLKAARARGDRTPVLVLTARNRTDERIAGLNAGADDYLGKPFDLGEVEARLRAVVRRTQGAQEQVQVGALALDRLTRRFTLDGHALELPAREFEVLWELMTPPGRVVSKRELSSRLSDSQEYLGDNALEAFVSRLRKKLGGHGVGIRTLRGLGYLLEAQA, from the coding sequence ATGCGCATCCTGCTCATCGAGGACGACCTGGTGCTGCGCGACGTGATGCTGCGCAGCCTGCACGATGCCGGCCATCGCGTCGACGTGGCCGCGAGCGTGGCGGAGGCCGACCACCTCTGGCAGATGCAGGCCTTCGACGCGGTGTTGCTGGACCTGACCCTTCCCAACGGCCCGCAGCCGCTTGGCGGCATCGGCAGCGGCCTCACCGTGCTGAAGGCCGCGCGCGCCCGCGGGGATCGCACGCCGGTGCTGGTACTGACCGCGCGCAACCGGACCGATGAGCGCATCGCGGGCCTGAACGCCGGTGCGGACGATTACCTCGGCAAACCCTTCGACCTGGGCGAAGTGGAGGCCCGGCTGCGCGCGGTCGTGCGGCGCACGCAAGGCGCGCAGGAGCAGGTGCAGGTCGGCGCACTCGCGCTCGATCGCCTCACCCGCCGCTTCACGCTCGACGGCCATGCGCTGGAGCTGCCGGCGCGCGAGTTCGAGGTGCTCTGGGAGCTGATGACGCCGCCGGGCCGCGTGGTCAGCAAGCGCGAGCTGTCTTCCAGGCTGTCGGACTCCCAGGAGTACCTGGGCGACAACGCGCTGGAGGCTTTCGTGTCGCGGCTGCGCAAGAAGCTCGGGGGCCACGGCGTGGGCATCCGCACGCTGCGAGGCCTGGGTTATCTGCTGGAGGCGCAGGCTTGA
- a CDS encoding multicopper oxidase family protein — protein MQDRPGSSLALPASRRTALKTGGAAAAALLTPQLARSQLVIAPGRVPSPVTREWAMPLEIPPVLQASPVDPSLTGNVAAGEARKVAHQAWADAPPVALYELTAGPVTHSFHPDLPDQEVWGFNGSTPGPTIHARYGEAVLVRYRNALPRGARGPGSPEISIHLHNFHSPSESDGHPDDFYPSMHLPGTFRVCHYPMRYAGYRTNPGPDGIGDDREALGTMWYHDHRHHYTASNVYKGLAGFFLAFDKYDSGDRRTEASLNLPSGPFDVPLMVQDKQFDSSGYVVFDAMDPDGFVGDKFMVNGKIQPYFHVQPRKYRFRILDGSTARVYDLQIRHNNQAQKFWYIANDGNLLPSRLEMSSVLLAPAERADIVVDFSAYPPGTELFLTNRLQMLDGRKPEKDFLRTPIQLLKFIVGAGPVADDSQVPANLRALPLSDAEIEQARRDAVRREARLGRSNGGWTINDRIYTSKPRFSSKQGQWEVWSVRNDSGGWVHPVHIHLEEGRLLSRNGRPPPPHERGRKNVFYANPNERLEILIRFRDFTGHYVTHCHNTLHEDHGMMENFEVKP, from the coding sequence ATGCAAGATCGACCCGGGTCGAGCCTGGCCTTGCCTGCCAGCCGCCGCACTGCGCTGAAGACCGGCGGCGCCGCGGCCGCCGCCCTCCTGACGCCGCAACTGGCCAGGAGCCAGCTGGTGATCGCACCTGGACGCGTGCCGAGCCCGGTGACCCGGGAATGGGCCATGCCGCTGGAGATCCCACCCGTGCTTCAGGCTTCGCCGGTCGACCCTTCGCTCACGGGCAACGTCGCCGCGGGCGAGGCCCGGAAGGTCGCCCACCAGGCCTGGGCGGACGCGCCTCCGGTCGCCTTGTACGAGCTCACGGCCGGGCCCGTGACGCACAGTTTCCATCCCGACCTTCCCGACCAGGAGGTGTGGGGCTTCAACGGCAGCACGCCCGGCCCGACCATCCATGCGCGCTATGGCGAGGCCGTCCTGGTGCGCTACCGCAACGCCCTGCCGCGCGGCGCCCGCGGCCCCGGTTCGCCGGAGATCTCCATCCACCTGCACAACTTCCACTCGCCTTCGGAGAGCGACGGCCATCCCGACGATTTCTATCCGTCCATGCACCTGCCCGGCACGTTCAGGGTCTGCCACTACCCGATGCGGTATGCCGGGTACAGGACCAACCCCGGTCCGGACGGCATCGGCGACGACCGCGAGGCGCTGGGCACCATGTGGTACCACGACCACCGGCACCACTACACCGCCTCCAACGTCTACAAGGGCCTGGCCGGCTTCTTCCTCGCCTTCGACAAGTACGACTCCGGCGACAGGAGGACCGAGGCGTCGCTGAACCTGCCGAGCGGCCCCTTCGACGTCCCGCTGATGGTGCAGGACAAGCAGTTCGACAGCAGCGGCTACGTGGTCTTCGACGCGATGGACCCGGACGGGTTCGTGGGCGACAAGTTCATGGTCAACGGCAAGATCCAGCCGTACTTCCATGTGCAGCCCCGCAAGTACCGCTTCCGCATCCTGGACGGTTCGACGGCACGGGTGTACGACCTGCAGATCCGCCACAACAACCAGGCGCAGAAGTTCTGGTACATCGCCAACGACGGCAACCTGCTGCCGTCGCGGCTGGAGATGAGCAGCGTGCTGCTCGCGCCCGCCGAGCGCGCGGACATCGTCGTGGACTTCTCCGCGTACCCGCCGGGAACGGAGTTGTTCCTCACCAATCGCCTGCAGATGCTGGACGGCCGCAAGCCCGAGAAGGACTTCCTTCGCACGCCGATCCAGCTGCTCAAGTTCATCGTCGGCGCCGGGCCCGTTGCGGACGACAGCCAAGTGCCGGCCAACCTGCGTGCGCTGCCGCTGTCGGATGCCGAGATCGAGCAAGCCAGGCGCGATGCCGTGCGCCGCGAAGCCCGCCTGGGCCGCAGCAACGGCGGCTGGACGATCAACGACCGCATCTACACCTCCAAGCCCAGATTCAGCTCGAAGCAAGGCCAGTGGGAGGTCTGGAGCGTGCGAAACGACAGCGGCGGCTGGGTGCACCCGGTGCACATCCACCTGGAGGAAGGCCGCCTCCTGAGCCGCAACGGAAGGCCTCCACCGCCGCACGAGCGCGGCCGCAAGAACGTGTTCTACGCCAACCCGAACGAGCGGCTCGAGATCCTGATCCGTTTCCGCGACTTCACGGGCCACTACGTGACCCACTGCCACAACACCCTGCACGAAGACCACGGGATGATGGAGAACTTCGAGGTCAAGCCCTGA
- a CDS encoding sensor histidine kinase, protein MRDGLPLSARLLRQVLLPLALTWLAGSLVAAGIAYHFTQRAFDRSLLDDAVLIASNVHLRGDRLELTLTLDEVNRVLFDQTERMLFSVRAADGSLVAGVRDLPALRVNPGAFEFGDLERDGLALRTISLHRESPRPFDVVVAETTRGRSKALQRLVWWSLLPQALLLMVLAAWLRRAIRGEVRPLAHLEAALGRRGAADMAPVQVEHSSREVEALSAALNDLLARLDRSLRAQREFAGNVAHELRTPLAAIRALADYGLAQDDPAAWREQLRKIAASEARASRMVDQLLDLALALEAEAGLQTDDVALDELVRDAVLRFLPRADAAGVDLGARGIEAAAVVRANASLVEGILNNLLDNALRYGGRSDAELPAVTVALQDTPSEVVLSVQDNGHGLPGEMQAQLVQRGAQGETGQLLGEGAGLGLALVAQYARLMDARMNLGAGDDGRGWRCEIGFPRRGDKREQAR, encoded by the coding sequence ATGCGCGACGGCCTGCCGCTGTCCGCGCGGCTGCTGCGGCAGGTGCTGCTGCCGCTGGCGCTGACCTGGCTGGCGGGCAGCCTGGTGGCGGCCGGCATCGCCTACCACTTCACGCAGCGCGCCTTCGATCGCTCGCTGCTGGACGATGCGGTGCTGATCGCCTCCAACGTGCACCTGCGCGGCGACAGGCTGGAACTGACGCTGACCCTGGACGAAGTGAATCGCGTCCTGTTCGACCAGACCGAGCGCATGCTGTTCAGCGTGCGGGCGGCGGACGGCAGCCTGGTCGCGGGCGTGCGCGACCTTCCGGCGCTCCGTGTCAATCCGGGTGCCTTCGAGTTCGGCGACCTCGAGCGCGACGGGCTCGCGCTGCGCACCATCAGCCTGCACCGCGAGTCTCCGCGGCCCTTCGACGTCGTGGTCGCGGAGACGACGCGCGGGCGCAGCAAGGCCTTGCAGCGCCTCGTGTGGTGGTCGCTCCTGCCGCAGGCTCTGCTGCTCATGGTGCTGGCGGCGTGGTTGCGGCGCGCGATCCGCGGCGAGGTGCGCCCGCTGGCGCACCTGGAGGCGGCGCTGGGACGCCGCGGCGCCGCCGACATGGCGCCGGTGCAGGTCGAGCATTCCAGCCGGGAAGTGGAGGCGCTCTCGGCCGCGCTGAACGACCTGCTGGCCCGGCTCGATCGCAGCCTGCGTGCACAGCGGGAATTCGCGGGCAATGTGGCCCACGAGCTTCGCACGCCGCTCGCCGCGATCCGCGCGCTGGCCGACTACGGCCTGGCGCAGGACGATCCCGCCGCCTGGCGCGAGCAGTTGCGCAAGATCGCCGCGAGCGAAGCGCGCGCCAGCCGCATGGTCGACCAGCTGCTGGACCTTGCGCTGGCGCTCGAAGCCGAGGCCGGGCTGCAGACCGACGACGTCGCGCTGGACGAGCTGGTGCGCGATGCCGTGCTGCGCTTCCTGCCGCGCGCCGATGCGGCCGGCGTGGACCTTGGCGCACGCGGCATCGAAGCGGCCGCCGTCGTCCGCGCCAACGCTTCGCTGGTCGAGGGCATCCTCAACAACCTGCTGGACAACGCGCTTCGCTACGGCGGGCGCAGCGACGCCGAGCTGCCGGCCGTCACGGTGGCCTTGCAGGACACGCCCAGCGAGGTCGTTCTCTCGGTGCAGGACAACGGACACGGACTGCCCGGCGAGATGCAGGCCCAGCTCGTGCAGCGCGGAGCGCAGGGCGAGACCGGCCAGCTGCTCGGCGAAGGAGCAGGCCTGGGCCTCGCGCTGGTGGCGCAGTACGCGCGGCTGATGGATGCGCGCATGAATCTGGGGGCCGGTGACGATGGCCGCGGCTGGCGTTGCGAGATCGGGTTCCCGCGGCGTGGTGACAAACGCGAACAGGCGCGTTGA
- a CDS encoding MlaD family protein: protein MVFTTERRAALAFACLLLLLGAGAWAWFVWSSARASTYEIRTGDAVSGLIRGAPVEFHGVEVGHVSRIDLLGPASVRIRIEVDPKTPVSSSTVATVDTRGLSARGFTGYVYVSLDDKGPPGAPLARTAEGPPVIAAAPSQSASLDTIVMDMNRAVQSTYALLRASFDPETVASLQQTARSVRQLTDTLAADRARLEAVLAGAEATTRRLPPLLDRATSLASRLETQALPRTLVTLEAVDRASGSISGRMEHLLGSMQQAGSRMEPLLLAGSEVAGSLQSDLLPQAERTLQRLERLAATLDDTATHLRRDPSMLLRGAPPPTPGPGEAR from the coding sequence ATGGTCTTCACCACGGAGCGGCGCGCCGCGCTCGCCTTTGCCTGTCTCCTTCTCCTCCTCGGCGCGGGCGCTTGGGCCTGGTTCGTGTGGTCGTCGGCGCGCGCCTCCACGTATGAGATCCGCACCGGCGATGCGGTCTCGGGCCTCATCCGTGGCGCGCCGGTCGAGTTCCACGGCGTCGAAGTGGGCCACGTCTCGCGGATCGATCTTCTCGGCCCGGCGTCGGTGCGCATCCGCATCGAGGTCGATCCGAAGACACCGGTCAGTTCGTCCACCGTCGCCACGGTGGACACGCGCGGGCTCTCCGCGAGGGGCTTCACCGGCTACGTGTACGTGAGCCTCGACGACAAGGGGCCGCCGGGCGCACCGCTGGCGCGGACGGCGGAAGGTCCCCCGGTCATCGCTGCCGCGCCCTCGCAGTCGGCCAGCCTGGACACCATCGTCATGGACATGAACCGGGCCGTGCAATCGACGTATGCGCTGCTGCGCGCGAGCTTCGATCCCGAAACGGTGGCCAGCCTCCAGCAGACGGCGCGCTCCGTCCGCCAGCTGACGGACACCTTGGCCGCCGATCGCGCCCGGCTCGAAGCAGTCCTGGCCGGCGCGGAAGCCACCACGCGCCGTTTGCCGCCGCTGCTCGATCGCGCCACCTCGCTGGCATCGCGGCTCGAGACGCAAGCGTTGCCGCGGACGCTGGTGACGCTGGAGGCGGTGGACCGCGCCTCCGGTTCCATCAGCGGCCGCATGGAGCATCTGCTGGGCAGCATGCAGCAGGCCGGCAGCCGCATGGAGCCGCTCCTGCTTGCCGGCAGCGAGGTGGCGGGCTCCCTGCAAAGCGACTTGCTGCCGCAGGCGGAGCGCACGTTGCAGCGGCTGGAGCGGCTGGCCGCCACGCTGGACGACACCGCCACCCACCTGCGGCGCGATCCTTCGATGTTGTTGCGGGGCGCGCCGCCTCCCACCCCCGGACCGGGCGAGGCCCGGTGA
- a CDS encoding RcnB family protein translates to MTSKTIVCSIALASLGFTSLAFAQPSRHEVRQDAREAREDIRDARRDLRHADTRREEREARRDLREAQRDLRAAREERRYGRRYYNARGPEFQRGGRLPAELRQRHHVVSDWHQHHLAAPPRGHQWVQVGSDYVLAAIATGLIAHLIFGQ, encoded by the coding sequence ATGACCTCCAAGACCATCGTCTGCAGCATCGCGCTCGCGTCCCTGGGCTTTACCAGCCTGGCCTTCGCGCAGCCTTCGCGCCATGAGGTACGCCAGGACGCGCGCGAAGCCCGCGAGGACATCCGGGACGCGCGGCGCGACCTGCGCCACGCGGACACCCGCCGTGAAGAGCGCGAGGCGCGGCGGGATCTCCGGGAAGCACAGCGCGACCTGCGCGCGGCGCGCGAGGAACGGCGCTACGGGCGCCGCTACTACAACGCGCGCGGCCCGGAGTTCCAACGCGGCGGCCGGCTTCCGGCGGAGCTGCGCCAGCGTCACCACGTCGTGTCGGACTGGCATCAGCATCACCTGGCGGCGCCGCCTCGCGGCCACCAGTGGGTGCAGGTGGGGTCGGACTATGTCCTCGCCGCGATCGCGACGGGCCTCATCGCGCACCTGATCTTCGGCCAGTAA
- a CDS encoding SCO family protein produces the protein MDSQSSILGRRACTAAGVAAVAGLAGLLARPASNAPPKQRAAQGSRFPDVPLLTHEGRSVRFYSDLVRGRTVLVNMMYAQCNERCPPMTQNLKLVQQALAPRLGRDVSMYSISLLPEHDRPADLAAYMQLHGVGPGWTFLTGARADVEAVRYALGFYSRDPQLDGDVGQHTGMVRIGNEPLDRWCMVHALQETETILQAMEGLVPLARVDGRTRVA, from the coding sequence ATGGACTCGCAATCGTCAATCCTGGGCCGGCGCGCCTGCACTGCGGCGGGTGTGGCAGCGGTGGCCGGGCTCGCCGGCCTGCTGGCACGGCCTGCATCCAACGCGCCGCCGAAGCAGCGCGCGGCGCAGGGATCGCGCTTCCCCGACGTGCCGCTGCTCACGCACGAGGGACGCAGCGTGCGCTTCTACAGCGACCTGGTGCGCGGCCGCACGGTCCTGGTCAACATGATGTACGCGCAGTGCAACGAGCGTTGCCCGCCGATGACGCAGAACCTGAAGCTCGTGCAGCAGGCGCTGGCGCCGCGCCTCGGGCGCGACGTGTCCATGTATTCGATCAGCCTGCTGCCCGAGCACGACCGGCCGGCCGACCTGGCCGCGTACATGCAGCTGCACGGAGTGGGGCCCGGCTGGACGTTCCTCACCGGCGCCCGCGCCGATGTGGAGGCCGTCCGCTACGCGCTGGGCTTCTACAGCCGCGACCCGCAGCTCGATGGCGATGTCGGCCAGCACACGGGCATGGTGCGGATCGGCAACGAGCCACTCGACCGCTGGTGCATGGTGCACGCGCTGCAGGAAACCGAAACCATCCTGCAGGCGATGGAGGGCCTGGTGCCGCTGGCGCGCGTCGACGGGCGCACCCGCGTGGCGTGA
- a CDS encoding cytochrome b codes for MKSVRSSALLNTGDRYGSVAIVLHWAMAVVLVLLLVMGTLMVGMPDVGYDRAKITWILVHKAVGVAALLAVALRLAWRAANPLPQLAGGLPEWQRFLARFVHLCFYGLMVAIPVSGWLMSSAGGYPVTFLGLFDLPDLVPVNPKHFRTWIDVHRWLAYALALLALVHAAAALRHHLLLRDDSLRRMLPGYGAAAASSTSPATSASAAETA; via the coding sequence ATGAAGAGCGTGAGGTCTTCCGCGCTGCTGAACACCGGGGACCGCTACGGCTCGGTCGCGATCGTCCTGCACTGGGCCATGGCCGTCGTGCTGGTCCTGCTGCTGGTGATGGGCACCCTGATGGTCGGGATGCCCGACGTGGGTTATGACCGCGCGAAGATCACCTGGATCCTGGTGCACAAGGCCGTGGGCGTCGCGGCGCTGCTGGCGGTCGCGCTGCGCCTCGCCTGGCGCGCGGCCAATCCGCTGCCGCAACTCGCCGGCGGCCTGCCCGAGTGGCAACGGTTCCTCGCGCGGTTCGTCCACCTCTGCTTCTACGGGCTGATGGTCGCGATCCCGGTCAGCGGCTGGCTGATGTCGTCCGCCGGCGGCTATCCCGTGACGTTCCTCGGCCTGTTCGACCTGCCGGACCTGGTGCCGGTGAACCCGAAGCATTTCCGCACCTGGATCGACGTGCACCGCTGGCTGGCCTACGCGCTTGCGCTGCTGGCGCTGGTGCACGCCGCGGCCGCGCTGCGGCACCACCTCCTCCTTCGCGACGACTCGCTGCGGCGGATGCTGCCGGGTTACGGAGCGGCGGCGGCCTCCAGCACCAGCCCCGCCACTTCCGCCAGCGCGGCCGAGACCGCCTGA